The Agromyces hippuratus genome has a window encoding:
- a CDS encoding VOC family protein, with protein sequence MVTLNPYLNFPGNAKEALEFYHSVFGGELTTSTFAEFGQADDPADADKIMHGQLEGDGGIVLMGADTPSSMGDPGTGGPISISLSGGRDDDAVLRGHWDKLLASGSEIVPLEVAPWGDAFGMCADRYGVTWLVNISANAS encoded by the coding sequence ATGGTCACGCTCAACCCGTACCTCAACTTCCCCGGCAACGCGAAGGAGGCACTGGAGTTCTATCACTCGGTGTTCGGCGGCGAACTCACGACGAGCACCTTCGCCGAGTTCGGCCAGGCCGACGATCCCGCCGACGCCGACAAGATCATGCACGGCCAGCTCGAGGGCGACGGCGGCATCGTGCTGATGGGTGCCGACACGCCGAGCTCGATGGGCGACCCCGGCACCGGCGGGCCGATCTCGATCTCGCTCTCGGGCGGGCGCGACGACGACGCCGTGCTCCGCGGCCACTGGGACAAGCTGCTCGCGAGCGGTTCGGAGATCGTGCCGCTCGAGGTGGCACCTTGGGGCGACGCGTTCGGCATGTGCGCCGACCGCTACGGGGTCACCTGGCTCGTGAACATCTCGGCGAACGCGAGCTGA
- a CDS encoding MarR family winged helix-turn-helix transcriptional regulator: MGIADDAVEVRAQGWRTLAALHGLIEAELERALAASVDLSVVEYTVLDALSRQDGWHMRMQQLARAAALSPSATTRLVNRLEDRALLTRILCADDRRGIYTELTAAGRALYERARPIHDETLERVLAEAGEQPELAPVVEALHGVALPVAAG, from the coding sequence ATGGGCATCGCCGACGACGCCGTCGAGGTGCGCGCGCAGGGATGGCGCACGCTCGCCGCACTGCACGGACTCATCGAAGCCGAGCTCGAGCGCGCGCTCGCGGCATCCGTCGACCTCTCGGTCGTCGAGTACACGGTGCTCGATGCGCTCAGCCGGCAAGACGGCTGGCACATGCGCATGCAGCAGCTCGCGCGCGCGGCGGCGCTCAGCCCGAGCGCGACGACGCGGCTCGTGAACCGGCTCGAAGACCGGGCGCTGCTCACGCGCATCCTCTGCGCCGACGACCGGCGCGGCATCTACACCGAGCTCACCGCTGCAGGCCGCGCGCTCTACGAGCGGGCGCGTCCGATCCACGACGAGACGCTCGAGCGGGTGCTCGCCGAAGCGGGCGAACAGCCCGAGCTCGCTCCGGTCGTCGAGGCGTTGCACGGAGTGGCGCTGCCGGTCGCTGCAGGCTGA